In Magnolia sinica isolate HGM2019 chromosome 12, MsV1, whole genome shotgun sequence, a single genomic region encodes these proteins:
- the LOC131220684 gene encoding 2-alkenal reductase (NADP(+)-dependent)-like: MLDAVLLNMRLHGRIGVCGMVSQKSISGAEGIHNLFMLITKCARMQGFLQSNYLNLFPQVVDQIINYYKQGKIVYIEDMNDGLESAPVALVGLFSGKNVGKQVICVSAD; encoded by the coding sequence ATGCTTGACGCCGTGCTTCTAAACATGAGATTGCATGGCCGGATTGGTGTATGTGGGATGGTATCACAGAAGAGCATCTCTGGTGCTGAAGGAATCCATAACTTGTTCATGCTTATCACGAAATGCGCAAGGATGCAAGGGTTTCTGCAGAGCAATTATCTGAATCTATTTCCACAGGTTGTGGATCAGATTATCAATTACTACAAGCAAGGGAAAATTGTATACATAGAAGACATGAATGATGGCCTTGAAAGTGCTCCAGTAGCCCTTGTCGGGCTATTCTCTGGTAAAAATGTTGGTAAGCAGGTCATATGTGTCTCTGCTGATTGA